Genomic segment of Citrus sinensis cultivar Valencia sweet orange chromosome 7, DVS_A1.0, whole genome shotgun sequence:
GACCAAATCCACGGCTGTTGTCGTTCCCCGAGGTACTCCTCGTCCGGCGAATGTGTAGACAATGTGTCTACCACGGCCATGTATTTGGTCGCTTGTAGTACGCTTGGCAATGCCAGCAGGAAATACTTGTGTGGTTCAGCTAAGAAACTGGTATACTCGGGGTCATTTTCGTCGGGTACTAATCTTCTCATTAGGGGAGGGCGATTGGGCACGTAACCACCATACGGGTACTGTCCAAAATTGAGTGCAGCGTGCTGTGCAGATGCGAGCCAGATGATCGTAGTTAGGATGGACACCAGATCATCACCGTTGATTAATGTGGGCCACCAGCTTTCGTGGCGAAGATCGGCATGGCCTGTGTTGATGGACTCAGCGTACCATGATTGTAGCTCTTTGTCGTCACAAATTTGGCTTGAATTTGGGTAGTAATGGCTCACATAAGTGCGCACCCAATCCTCAATTGCTGACCAAATTAGAAGTCCGTCTGCTGCGTATGGGTAGTCCTCAATTAGCAACTTCAAACCATGTGGCTGTGTTGGGTCAGGTACTGCCATGCCTCTGCATAATGAAAAGAGAAACTTCTTTCAGATTAACTGATCACATTTTAATACACAAATATGAGCAAACATATGAACATGTCAATGAAGTAGTATAGATGCATGCCGCTACAAAGTTTTTCAAACTCAATATAAATATGTTCCGACTCACATAGGATAAACTAGGTAATTATTCAGTAGTGTTTACCTGCGGATGAGATCTGCGGGGAGGCCTTCCTTGTCAAACCGCCAATTTTTGTACGCGGCGGCGCTCATTTCCATGCAGTAGCGGCCAGGAGTGAAGCAAGACTCAATCACACCATCGgcattgattaaattttgcCTAGCTAGAGCATTAATCTCCAATGTGTATCTCATATGTGGATCCAAAAGCTTGTAAATTGGGTGCATTGCACTCAATTGTCTATGTGCTGCTAGAATAAAAGGCTCGATGCATGCATGCGTACGTAACCTATACAATCAAACATATCATTTCCATAATTTAGCCAacataaaaatggaaaacaaaatgccataattttgataaaagctGCGAGCAATCAAACCGATTTAATTTGCTTACCAATGGTTAACAAGTTGGTGCACCCCGGCATCGTTGGAGCAGACATGGGCCTTGGCAATCTGCCAAAGCCAATTGGAAGTGGCGTCGGCAGCAGGTGTGAGCACGCGCTTTGATCGGGAGCTCGGTCCGGACGGTGGGAGGCTGAGCTCGATGGCAATGGGCTTAAGAGTGCCAAGagaattcaagaaaaatattgtacGAGTTGCATATGCTTTTCTACCATCAAGTGCATTTATTCTGTCTAGAAATGGAAGGTAAATGTCATGGTGATCCAACACGtacaatttattctcgtccaaggcctgaaaaagaaaataataaaattggcCCTTATCAGAATTTAATGTGACATGCCAATCGGAGATGAAATTAAGAGAggattaaaattcaaatagaattttttttattaattacctgTTGTACGGACATGCCATCGAGTTGGCCTATGATGTGTTCTTCTTTCAATGCGGATTCTTGTGGACCGTAGATCTTGGGATCAAGATTGCTTACAGGTGGGAAAGCCTGAAGCCTTTCAATGCCGACCGGGTTAACTCCAGCTAAAGCTTGACGGGCAAATTCGTCATCTCGCAACCAGGCAAATTTATCCCCTGCAAATGTGGATCACATGCGTTGGTTTTGTGAAAGTGATCTTGgcttttcattaaaataataattttcattccaTTACGAAAAAGAAAGGAAGTAAACAAATTCAAACCATCGTGCAATTATGCCCACATGTTAAATATGTGCAAGCTCAGAAAGCACTTTACATGTAAGGAAAGTGATAGGTGACACTGCAATCTAAAGGTGGGTCATTTTGCTCATTTCTCTGAGGCAAATTATAggattaagaaattattaatgattttcttttgttttacaaAAGCAACTACTAGCACAtgaagttatttattttattttatatattcatagATTTGACATTCTCATTTGTCCCCCACTAGTAATATGGAGCATCATCAAGATCCCACTAAAAAGCATGATATTTGTTACGACAAAGAAAATTGCCCTTCacataaatttgttaaaatataacaccaaaaaaaaaattatatatatattgtaaggTTTTCCATATGCCTATTCTAAGTTTAGAagatgcataaaaaaaaaaaattgattttatgcttttttaattagtgtgtaattaacttcaatttctataaaatttttgaaaattaaaaatctttctttcttaaCGTATGTTCTTAAGAGTACACGAATGAacgaaaatttatttttaatgaagaaatatttgatagaaaaagaaaaaaaaaaggcggAGACTGAGTACTTACTGGAAAGAATCTTGGGAGAGTTATATTTGAGGAGACCTTGGCTAGATTCTTGGATTTTGCTAACAACATTCGGCAATGGGAGCTTCTTCAGAAGCCCATCTTTTAACCCTAAGTTGAGGAGGAGTCCTTCGCTGTAGAGGCTGTCAATATCCGAAAAGCCGCTAAAATCATGATTACGAGCAGAAATGCTGGCCTTTAATAAAGGGATTAAGTTGTGAAGAGCGCCTTTAAGCCTTCCAGCTGAAAATGCGTCTTGCTTGGACTCCTCAAACTGTTCATCTCTTGGCACGTAAATTGGCAGTGGCTTCTCTATACGGCTCTCCGCAAGCAGATCTGCCGAACATACATCGAATGGACGCGGGTCAGAAGATATACAAAAATATACATACGCTTGTCAGATATACCAAAATCTTTGTGtatgaaagattttctttttattaatttcgtTTCACCTGTATCAGTTGGAAGGCGACCGGTACGACACCGTCTGGGGTATGGTCTTTGTTCACCACCAAGAGATGGTCTAACAAATTCACTTCCTCTATCTGGGTTTCCCAGATCATTGTACACATCATAGTCATAAATTCTGTCCGATAATTTTCTAACTCCTTTGCCTGTGCCTCTAATGTCTTTGAGCTCTTTCTCCCTTAGTGCTCTAAGCCCAGCTGGCGTCTCACTCGGTAAATATGGCTGCTCAAATTCAAAgatcatataaaattaaattgaaaaatataaaataacttgATACAAATGCAGTACCATGCATGTCAAATCATGAGTGGGATGTGCATGTGGTTATTGGTTAGTGGTCGCccaagtttatttattatatggtGGTTGTGTCATGTCACCATACCTTCCAAAACAAACGAaatgaataattgaataagaaattgattaAATGTATGGTCCCCCGTGCAGATATGTTGCTacatctaattaattatacgagaatattaataatagtatttctaaatatatataatgattgctattttctttttctttctctattttCTAATTGGGTCTggaatatttattaattatagatATAGATGAtgaagttaatttttattttttgatccaCTTGATAGGAATTTCAATAACATAAGCTTCATACGTGCAGCTGCCTTAACCTGACTCTGAATTGTTCAGCTTCTTGGTCATTGACAAAATTCAAAGACTAAATTATATGGCTTTGACTTTACATCAATTTTGCCATGAAtgaacaaattgaaaaaatctaACTGGCAAGCATTGTTCAGAACAGTTGacaaaaggccaaaaaaaaaattttaaaaaaaaaactatacgaaagttaaaaaataaaataaaaaattacctgATTAGCGAAGAATATCCTTTTTCCAGAATGATCTTTTGTGGATTGAACCCAAGAATTGCATTGGAAATGAACAGGGCCACAAGCAAAACCTTCAATGGTAATAGTTTCCAAAAAGAATTCCTTTTGGTGCTTATTGGCAACTGTGATTGCACCAGGCGTCCCAAAATTTGAGTCCACTAAAAATTCAGCCGTGTAATGGACCCGTTCAGCCTtaacatttgatttctttgacCAATCCTTCAGAACTGCTTCTCTGCTTTTCTTTGGTCCCTTTGTTCcttttataagaataaaagaaattataaataacaaatttgacaaaaattaacCCATGAGAATCATATGCAGCGAAGATCCAAAGGGAAATGGCTGCTTTTGGCTAAAGgctaaagaacaaaaattaatttgtggGCATAAGCTGCAAAAGCACTTACTGGGATCAACTTCAGTGCCGACAAGTTCCAGAACGACATTTCTGCCAATCTTTTCAGTTAAAGCATCAAACTGATTAACAAGGGTCTCTTTGAAATCTTCTTTGATGTTCTTCTTCACCGTCAGCACAGCCCTCACCTTAAACTTCACTGGCTTTTCAGCAGCCCCGGGCACGGCAGAGGAAGCAGCTCCTTTTACCAAATCTTCACTTAGAGCAGCCACAGGATTATTAATCCCCCTCCTCACACCTGCTGCTCCTGCTTTCCTCGAATGCACTCTTCTCTGTTGCACGGGTACCAAAAACTGCTTTTGTTGCAGCAGCTTGTTTTGCCAAAAAGTACTTTGGTTTAAAAGCacttttgatgatgatgatgatgacgatctctcaaatattgaaaaagcaCCCATGAATTCTCTAGTCAGTGCCAtcgattttcttttttcttttttattatccCTCTGAAAACAGAAGTTGAATAAGCTGCAGGAGCTTTCAAGAGATGTGCTAAGCGAAGCTGGATTTTGGCAAAATAAGTTGTGTGTGGTAATGTCATATGTGTTTATAACTATTTATAAGGAAAATTGAGTAAATTGGTCATCACACCGTCCACAcgtttttcaaatttttatttgtcttccCTTTTTACTTTTCTGATTTGCTTTCTATGTTTTCAtgaaacattttttattattattttgatttatttacttttctgAGTCAAATACGAGTTTTCCTGGTTTCCGAGTAAAGCACGCGGTTGcaatagaacaaaaaataataggaaGGCAAAGGGAAAGTTGGGGCTTCGGCCTTATTGGGGGATCTATCATCTACAagtgtgtatttttattttttttcccctgcAAGGACATCAAATGTCCTTGTCTTGTACAGAAATGGCAATAATGCCCCTCTCTCCTTTAGCATGTTGCATGGCATGATTGTGGATTACACTACAgagaagaaataaatgaataaaacatgaatatttttaGACAAAGTCTCATATGTTGCGGCTGCACCATGTGAATTCAAAtcctatttaataaaatttcgtAACACTATGACCATATACgttctttctttaaattaaatcatcataGTTGgatccttttttaaaaaatttaaatatatttgtagTCTGTCGCgttaaaagtttgaaataattcattaaatttattttctaaaatttagtaaaatctTTTAAGTAATTAAGATTTTTACAGATTGATTTAGTTGAAGtcaaatatatttcaatttctttattcttttaaaaaattaaactaaaataaagtaattgaGTTGAAGGGAGAACTTTGATAATCTTGCAAATTAAT
This window contains:
- the LOC102622489 gene encoding linoleate 13S-lipoxygenase 3-1, chloroplastic-like, producing MALTREFMGAFSIFERSSSSSSSKVLLNQSTFWQNKLLQQKQFLVPVQQRRVHSRKAGAAGVRRGINNPVAALSEDLVKGAASSAVPGAAEKPVKFKVRAVLTVKKNIKEDFKETLVNQFDALTEKIGRNVVLELVGTEVDPRTKGPKKSREAVLKDWSKKSNVKAERVHYTAEFLVDSNFGTPGAITVANKHQKEFFLETITIEGFACGPVHFQCNSWVQSTKDHSGKRIFFANQPYLPSETPAGLRALREKELKDIRGTGKGVRKLSDRIYDYDVYNDLGNPDRGSEFVRPSLGGEQRPYPRRCRTGRLPTDTDLLAESRIEKPLPIYVPRDEQFEESKQDAFSAGRLKGALHNLIPLLKASISARNHDFSGFSDIDSLYSEGLLLNLGLKDGLLKKLPLPNVVSKIQESSQGLLKYNSPKILSRDKFAWLRDDEFARQALAGVNPVGIERLQAFPPVSNLDPKIYGPQESALKEEHIIGQLDGMSVQQALDENKLYVLDHHDIYLPFLDRINALDGRKAYATRTIFFLNSLGTLKPIAIELSLPPSGPSSRSKRVLTPAADATSNWLWQIAKAHVCSNDAGVHQLVNHWLRTHACIEPFILAAHRQLSAMHPIYKLLDPHMRYTLEINALARQNLINADGVIESCFTPGRYCMEMSAAAYKNWRFDKEGLPADLIRRGMAVPDPTQPHGLKLLIEDYPYAADGLLIWSAIEDWVRTYVSHYYPNSSQICDDKELQSWYAESINTGHADLRHESWWPTLINGDDLVSILTTIIWLASAQHAALNFGQYPYGGYVPNRPPLMRRLVPDENDPEYTSFLAEPHKYFLLALPSVLQATKYMAVVDTLSTHSPDEEYLGERQQPWIWSGDGEITEAFFEFSAEIRRIEKEIEKRNSDPSRRNRCGAGVLPYELLVPSSEPGVTCKGVPNSVSI